The Candidatus Dependentiae bacterium genome includes a region encoding these proteins:
- a CDS encoding arginine--tRNA ligase gives MNTLSQLQTTLHNYLKATYPIDSTALSNLEINLNIDAQKQQFGDITTNAALVLSKELKQQPRAIAQEIQAHFTHQWIERIEIAGPGFINIFLTQDALHHIARQLLQGNQDFFKLEAHAPRYNYNVEFVSANPTGPLHIGHGRGGIIGDVLGNVLHFLGHVVTKEFYINDAGSQIQKLGLSFKIRCQQQGGLTVELPEDTYHGEYLISLAQECIEKHGPEVLERPDSFFATYAKEHLLQQLQDTLKNYGITFDVWFSEKTLHDNSSIEQALDTLQKHGHIYQKDDALWFASTAFGDDKDRVLRKSSGELTYVSADIAYLNNKIGRGFNKLVMVLGQDHHSYVVRLKAAMQALGYNPADLDIILYQLVTLKESGQQLRMSKRAGRIVTLEDVIDTVGVDVARFFYLNRKADAHLDFDIELALKKTEENPVYYIQYAYVRIASILEKAAQQPELTAITAADAVFISDSEKLLLKKIASLASTLTSISRHYQTHTLTYYALELAQLFHSYYGAHKVIDQAHIQQSRGRLLTITILRNTLKLCLDLLGISSPERM, from the coding sequence ATGAATACTCTTAGTCAATTACAAACGACATTACACAATTATCTTAAAGCTACCTATCCCATTGATAGCACTGCTTTATCAAATCTTGAAATAAACTTAAACATAGATGCACAAAAGCAACAGTTTGGTGATATTACCACTAATGCTGCACTTGTACTTTCTAAAGAGCTCAAACAGCAACCACGTGCTATTGCTCAAGAAATTCAAGCACATTTTACCCATCAATGGATTGAACGCATAGAAATTGCTGGGCCTGGTTTTATTAATATTTTTTTAACACAAGATGCACTTCACCATATAGCGCGACAACTACTGCAAGGCAATCAAGACTTTTTTAAACTTGAAGCCCATGCCCCAAGATATAATTATAACGTTGAGTTTGTAAGCGCTAATCCTACCGGGCCACTCCACATAGGACACGGTCGCGGCGGCATTATTGGCGATGTGCTTGGTAATGTTTTGCATTTTTTAGGCCATGTAGTTACCAAAGAATTCTATATTAACGACGCGGGGTCACAAATACAGAAACTTGGCCTATCTTTTAAAATAAGATGTCAGCAACAAGGAGGTTTAACCGTAGAACTTCCAGAAGATACTTATCATGGTGAGTATTTGATATCATTAGCACAAGAATGCATAGAAAAACATGGTCCAGAAGTACTTGAACGTCCTGATAGCTTTTTTGCCACTTATGCTAAAGAACATCTATTGCAGCAGCTCCAAGACACTCTTAAAAACTATGGTATTACTTTTGATGTATGGTTTTCAGAAAAAACGTTACATGATAATAGCTCCATAGAGCAAGCTCTTGATACGTTACAAAAACATGGTCATATCTATCAAAAAGATGATGCTCTTTGGTTTGCATCAACTGCTTTTGGTGACGATAAAGATCGCGTACTAAGAAAAAGCTCTGGTGAACTTACCTATGTATCAGCCGACATTGCTTATTTAAACAATAAAATAGGTCGTGGCTTTAATAAATTAGTTATGGTGCTTGGTCAAGATCATCATAGTTATGTAGTACGTTTAAAAGCTGCTATGCAGGCACTCGGTTATAATCCAGCAGACTTAGATATTATTTTGTATCAACTCGTTACTCTCAAAGAAAGTGGCCAACAACTACGTATGTCTAAACGAGCAGGACGTATAGTAACTTTAGAAGACGTTATTGATACCGTAGGGGTCGATGTTGCCCGCTTTTTCTATTTAAATAGAAAAGCCGACGCTCACTTAGATTTTGATATTGAATTAGCGCTTAAAAAGACCGAAGAAAATCCTGTTTATTACATTCAGTATGCCTACGTTCGTATTGCAAGTATTTTAGAAAAAGCCGCTCAACAACCAGAGCTTACTGCTATTACAGCTGCTGATGCTGTATTTATTAGTGATAGTGAAAAGTTGCTTCTTAAAAAGATAGCCTCACTAGCATCAACGCTTACTTCTATAAGTAGACACTATCAAACACATACACTTACTTACTATGCTTTAGAGCTTGCGCAGCTGTTTCATAGTTACTATGGCGCTCATAAAGTAATTGATCAAGCCCATATACAGCAAAGTCGTGGCAGATTGCTTACTATAACGATTCTTAGAAATACGCTTAAATTATGCTTAGACCTGTTAGGTATTAGTAGCCCTGAACGCATGTAG
- the mnmA gene encoding tRNA 2-thiouridine(34) synthase MnmA: MKTAVLLSGGVDSSVALRLLKEQGHNVTAFYLKIWLEDELSFLGTCPWQEDLSYAQAVCDQAGVPLEVVSLQKEYWDEVVSYTIAEIKSGRTPNPDILCNQRVKFGAFYKKIDESFDFVATGHYAKRIDVAGQALLYRAPDAIKDQTYFLSHISQAQLKRALFPLGHLDKSQVRELAVAYNLPNKQRKDSQGICFLGKIKFSDFVKHHLGEREGALVEFETGKQLGVHKGFWYYTIGQRQGIGLAGGPWYVTAKDTATNCVYISRNYYCQEKERDTFIIEAGNWITSPPQVDKQLHVKMRHGPLLNECTVEPVGVDAYRITLMERDQGIAPGQFAVLYEGEQCLGGGVITQTV, from the coding sequence ATGAAAACAGCAGTACTTCTTTCAGGTGGTGTTGACAGCTCTGTTGCTCTGAGACTACTCAAAGAACAGGGTCATAACGTTACCGCATTCTATTTAAAAATTTGGCTTGAAGATGAACTTTCTTTTCTAGGTACATGTCCTTGGCAAGAAGATCTTTCGTATGCTCAAGCTGTCTGTGATCAAGCAGGTGTTCCCTTAGAAGTTGTTTCATTGCAAAAAGAATACTGGGACGAAGTTGTATCCTATACTATTGCTGAAATTAAATCTGGAAGAACCCCTAATCCCGATATTTTATGTAATCAGCGAGTTAAGTTTGGTGCATTTTATAAAAAAATTGATGAGAGCTTTGACTTTGTAGCCACTGGTCATTATGCCAAGCGTATCGATGTTGCTGGGCAAGCATTGCTTTATAGAGCTCCTGACGCAATAAAAGATCAGACCTATTTTTTATCCCATATAAGCCAAGCACAACTTAAACGAGCTTTATTTCCTTTAGGTCATTTAGATAAGTCACAAGTGCGTGAGCTTGCAGTGGCTTATAATTTGCCTAACAAGCAACGCAAAGATAGCCAAGGCATTTGCTTTTTAGGAAAAATAAAGTTTTCTGATTTTGTTAAGCACCATTTAGGCGAACGTGAAGGTGCTCTTGTAGAATTTGAAACAGGTAAACAGTTGGGCGTACATAAAGGATTTTGGTACTATACCATAGGTCAGCGTCAAGGCATAGGCCTTGCAGGGGGCCCTTGGTATGTTACAGCCAAAGACACTGCTACCAACTGCGTATATATTTCACGTAATTATTATTGCCAAGAAAAAGAACGTGATACATTTATTATAGAAGCTGGAAATTGGATAACATCGCCACCGCAAGTTGATAAGCAGTTACACGTTAAAATGCGTCATGGTCCACTGCTCAACGAATGTACAGTGGAGCCTGTGGGTGTTGATGCTTATCGCATTACACTAATGGAAAGAGATCAAGGCATTGCCCCTGGTCAATTTGCTGTTCTTTATGAAGGCGAACAGTGTTTAGGTGGAGGGGTAATAACCCAAACAGTATGA
- a CDS encoding CDP-alcohol phosphatidyltransferase family protein: protein MIQKKEKQQWCTVTPSTLITLLRMVLVPFIGIFMVREHWGVAYGLFLFAAATDVLDGALARYLHQETKLGAYLDPLADKLLVVSCYAGLAFVHTPLFKIPLWFFAVMLVKELCLIAGAVYLGLIKKIIVIKPAILGKITTFAQVVFVWWLFTSAYFGYVSQPIFNIFIFVLTLLMVVTFGYYVFKAYASYTLAAYSKKYKG, encoded by the coding sequence ATGATACAAAAAAAAGAAAAACAACAGTGGTGCACGGTAACCCCCTCAACGCTTATTACTTTACTACGTATGGTATTAGTGCCCTTTATAGGGATCTTTATGGTGCGTGAGCACTGGGGTGTTGCTTATGGCTTATTTTTATTTGCAGCAGCTACGGATGTGCTTGATGGAGCTCTTGCCCGTTATTTACACCAAGAAACGAAGCTTGGTGCTTATCTTGACCCCTTAGCTGATAAACTATTGGTTGTTAGTTGCTATGCAGGTCTTGCGTTTGTCCATACACCTCTTTTTAAAATACCGCTCTGGTTCTTTGCCGTTATGTTGGTGAAAGAGCTTTGCTTAATTGCAGGGGCTGTTTACTTGGGTTTGATTAAAAAAATTATAGTTATTAAGCCGGCCATTTTAGGAAAGATTACCACGTTTGCACAAGTTGTTTTTGTCTGGTGGCTTTTTACGAGTGCTTATTTTGGGTATGTCTCTCAACCGATATTTAATATTTTTATCTTTGTTTTAACCTTATTAATGGTAGTAACCTTTGGTTATTATGTCTTTAAAGCTTATGCAAGTTATACGCTTGCTGCATATTCTAAAAAATACAAAGGGTGA
- the ssb gene encoding single-stranded DNA-binding protein → MASFNKVIMVGNLTRDPEYKQQPSGQAVCRLSIASNRSYKNKQTGMLVQDVCYIDVDVWGPQAENCRQYLQKGRSVLIEGRLKLDVWQAPDGQTRRRHVIVSESVVFLGSGQQAESGDEAGQPQQQRSNSNPSRSKGLLDSGASDDFAGESLFKDEPPFEDDLPF, encoded by the coding sequence GTGGCAAGTTTTAATAAAGTTATTATGGTGGGTAATCTTACAAGAGACCCTGAATATAAGCAACAACCAAGTGGTCAAGCAGTATGCCGTTTAAGCATAGCTTCTAATAGATCATACAAAAACAAACAAACAGGCATGCTTGTGCAAGACGTATGTTATATTGATGTCGATGTATGGGGACCACAAGCTGAAAATTGCCGTCAGTATTTACAAAAAGGTCGTTCAGTGCTTATTGAAGGACGTCTTAAACTTGATGTGTGGCAAGCACCTGATGGTCAGACGCGCCGTCGCCATGTGATAGTTTCGGAAAGTGTAGTTTTCTTAGGTTCTGGACAACAAGCTGAATCAGGCGATGAAGCTGGTCAACCACAGCAACAACGTAGCAACAGTAATCCTTCACGCTCTAAGGGTCTTTTAGACTCAGGGGCGAGTGACGACTTTGCAGGTGAATCGTTATTTAAAGATGAGCCACCATTTGAAGACGATCTGCCATTCTAA